In Myxococcales bacterium, the following proteins share a genomic window:
- a CDS encoding M50 family metallopeptidase — translation MFGRMRLGTLLGFPIELSTGFFLLLAMVFFWQGGAAGLLILSMAMVGVLLHELGHAVVARRLGVRIAGIELNFFGGAAKMMELPKSANHEIAIALAGPAVSVALAVLGFGLFELTAQPMAQWFGYINAALAIFNLIPALPMDGGRVLRALLTRKFDFVRATEVAVKVSRVFAIVLVFVAIGTGSWRLALIAPFLWFLGTAEVWQARAMAQRFAYDSGGYRARRPGEVEVLGRDGLRDADDDDAPLASPFGGGMPSNVDPRVMLEQLMRAGAAGQGHMSGVSWQSGQAPRKWTVELRNGRFVVVEDGRS, via the coding sequence ATGTTTGGACGCATGCGCTTAGGCACGTTGCTCGGGTTTCCAATTGAGCTGAGCACCGGTTTTTTCCTCCTCCTGGCCATGGTTTTTTTCTGGCAAGGCGGCGCCGCAGGCCTGCTCATCCTCAGCATGGCGATGGTCGGCGTGCTCTTGCATGAGCTTGGCCACGCCGTCGTCGCGCGCCGGCTGGGCGTCCGGATCGCCGGCATCGAGCTCAATTTTTTTGGTGGCGCCGCCAAGATGATGGAGCTGCCAAAATCGGCCAACCACGAGATCGCGATTGCGCTCGCGGGCCCCGCGGTTTCGGTCGCCTTGGCCGTGCTTGGCTTTGGCCTGTTTGAACTCACCGCGCAGCCGATGGCGCAATGGTTTGGATATATTAACGCCGCGCTCGCCATCTTCAACCTTATACCCGCGCTGCCGATGGACGGCGGGCGTGTGTTACGGGCGCTGCTCACCCGCAAATTCGATTTTGTTCGTGCGACGGAGGTCGCCGTAAAGGTGTCACGCGTGTTTGCGATCGTGCTCGTCTTTGTCGCGATTGGCACGGGTAGCTGGCGCCTCGCGCTCATCGCGCCGTTTTTGTGGTTCCTTGGCACCGCTGAGGTATGGCAGGCGCGGGCGATGGCGCAGCGCTTTGCGTATGATAGCGGTGGTTATCGCGCGCGGCGCCCCGGCGAGGTCGAGGTGCTCGGTCGCGACGGCTTGCGCGACGCCGACGACGATGACGCCCCGCTTGCCTCGCCATTTGGTGGCGGCATGCCGAGCAATGTCGACCCGCGCGTCATGCTCGAACAACTAATGCGCGCCGGCGCCGCGGGCCAGGGCCACATGAGTGGCGTAAGTTGGCAGAGCGGTCAGGCGCCACGCAAGTGGACGGTGGAACTGCGTAACGGACGCTTCGTCGTCGTCGAAGACGGCCGCTCGTAG
- a CDS encoding heavy-metal-associated domain-containing protein has translation MSIKLAITGMTCGGCANSVTRALRGVPGVADVAVDLAKASATIEVATGAASPTSEALLSALDDAGFGGSIAPPAAA, from the coding sequence ATGAGCATAAAACTAGCCATTACCGGTATGACCTGTGGCGGCTGTGCCAATTCCGTAACGCGCGCCCTGCGCGGCGTGCCGGGCGTCGCCGACGTCGCGGTCGATCTCGCCAAAGCCTCCGCAACGATAGAGGTGGCCACAGGCGCCGCATCGCCCACCTCAGAAGCCTTGCTAAGTGCGCTTGATGACGCCGGTTTTGGCGGATCGATTGCCCCGCCTGCTGCGGCGTAA
- the cadA gene encoding cadmium-translocating P-type ATPase: MASDAAAPKKTELAITGMTCAACASRIERVVGKVAGVREVNVDLIGHRAVVVHDGVPAATLMSAVARAGYGATIAEPMQLHVDAEYRDYVRRLVVALAFGVPVVVMAMSHGLVHIPYQRWLELGLSLPVMGYAGWPIWRGAMVAARHGGANMNTLVTLGAGASFALSLWALLTTPAAHHMHAHFYFEAAVAPVAFVLLSRVIETRLRMQANQQLRGISSQLADEVTVLVGGEPRTVARATLAVGDVVVVRPGEALAVDGTIASGASYIDEAMLTGESVPQRREVGSAVYAGTMNGSGALTVVATSSASESRLARIIGGAADAQASKAPISRLADAVSARMVPAILLLAAVTIAVWWLRGGPGAATRAFEFGAAVLMIACPCALGLATPAALSAALARVASLGVVVKSAAAFEKAARVQTVVFDKTGTLTEGRPDVVGLDPAPGVNEAHLLAMCAAAEAQSEHPLAGAVLRAAGARGVAVPAAEATQAATGQGVTARVDGGVVRVGKRAWLTAEGVAIGEVTERAAVTTIYVALDDAFLGTLAIADEVRADAAAAIAQLTHAGFSPVLLTGDNASIAGAVGGALGINDVIAEATPQSKADLVRQRAAQSGHGVAMVGDGMNDAVALASADVSIAMWHASDVSVAAADIVLTQNRLLDIAVVLGLAKRTLRVIKENLWWAFGYNVVALPLAAGVFYPRWGIAVSPMVASALMALSSISVLINSQRLRARGPRSE; this comes from the coding sequence GTGGCAAGCGACGCGGCGGCGCCAAAAAAGACCGAGCTTGCCATTACCGGCATGACCTGCGCAGCGTGCGCATCGCGCATCGAGCGCGTCGTCGGCAAGGTCGCGGGCGTGCGCGAAGTCAACGTCGATCTGATAGGGCATCGCGCGGTGGTCGTGCACGACGGCGTGCCCGCGGCGACCTTGATGTCAGCGGTGGCGCGCGCGGGCTACGGCGCGACGATCGCCGAGCCGATGCAACTACATGTCGACGCCGAGTATCGCGATTACGTGCGGCGCTTGGTGGTGGCGCTGGCCTTTGGCGTGCCGGTGGTGGTGATGGCGATGAGCCATGGCCTGGTGCACATTCCCTATCAGCGCTGGCTCGAACTCGGTTTGTCGTTGCCGGTGATGGGTTATGCGGGTTGGCCGATCTGGCGCGGCGCGATGGTGGCGGCTCGGCATGGCGGCGCCAACATGAACACGCTGGTGACGCTGGGTGCCGGCGCGTCATTTGCGCTCTCGTTATGGGCACTGCTGACGACGCCCGCCGCGCACCACATGCACGCCCACTTCTATTTTGAGGCGGCGGTGGCGCCGGTGGCCTTTGTCCTGCTAAGTCGCGTGATCGAGACGCGGCTGCGCATGCAGGCGAATCAGCAGTTGCGCGGCATTTCATCGCAGCTAGCGGATGAAGTTACGGTGCTGGTTGGTGGCGAGCCGCGCACCGTGGCGCGTGCAACCTTGGCGGTCGGAGACGTCGTGGTGGTGCGGCCCGGCGAGGCGCTCGCCGTCGATGGCACGATCGCCAGCGGCGCGTCATATATAGATGAGGCCATGCTAACCGGCGAGAGCGTGCCACAGCGGCGCGAGGTCGGCAGCGCGGTGTATGCCGGCACGATGAATGGCAGCGGGGCGCTGACCGTGGTTGCGACCAGCAGCGCGAGCGAGTCGCGGTTGGCGCGCATTATTGGCGGCGCCGCTGACGCGCAGGCGAGCAAGGCACCGATTTCACGTCTGGCCGATGCGGTGTCGGCGCGCATGGTGCCGGCGATCTTACTGCTCGCCGCGGTGACGATAGCGGTTTGGTGGTTGCGTGGCGGACCAGGCGCCGCAACGCGCGCGTTTGAGTTTGGCGCCGCGGTGCTGATGATCGCGTGCCCGTGTGCGCTGGGGCTGGCAACGCCGGCGGCGCTGTCGGCGGCGCTGGCGCGAGTGGCGAGCCTAGGCGTGGTGGTTAAATCTGCCGCCGCGTTCGAGAAGGCGGCGCGCGTGCAGACCGTGGTGTTTGACAAGACCGGCACGCTGACCGAGGGACGGCCCGATGTGGTCGGCCTCGATCCGGCACCGGGTGTCAACGAAGCGCACTTGCTTGCCATGTGCGCCGCAGCCGAGGCGCAGAGCGAACATCCACTGGCGGGCGCGGTGTTGCGCGCGGCGGGGGCGCGCGGCGTGGCCGTACCAGCGGCCGAGGCGACGCAGGCGGCGACCGGGCAGGGCGTCACCGCGAGGGTCGACGGCGGCGTGGTGCGCGTCGGCAAGCGCGCGTGGTTGACGGCGGAGGGCGTGGCGATAGGCGAAGTAACTGAGCGGGCCGCGGTGACCACCATTTATGTCGCGCTCGACGACGCCTTCCTCGGCACGTTGGCGATTGCCGACGAGGTGCGCGCTGATGCGGCGGCGGCGATCGCGCAATTAACGCACGCCGGGTTTTCCCCTGTGTTGCTGACGGGCGACAACGCGAGCATCGCCGGCGCGGTCGGCGGCGCCCTTGGCATTAACGACGTAATTGCGGAGGCCACGCCCCAGAGCAAGGCGGACTTGGTACGGCAGCGCGCCGCGCAAAGCGGCCACGGCGTGGCGATGGTTGGCGACGGCATGAACGACGCGGTGGCGCTAGCATCCGCCGACGTATCGATCGCGATGTGGCATGCTAGCGACGTCAGCGTCGCGGCGGCCGATATCGTGCTGACGCAAAATCGGCTGCTCGATATCGCGGTGGTGCTCGGGCTCGCCAAGCGCACGCTGCGCGTGATCAAGGAAAACCTGTGGTGGGCGTTTGGCTACAACGTGGTTGCGCTGCCGCTCGCGGCAGGCGTGTTCTATCCCCGCTGGGGCATTGCGGTGTCGCCGATGGTGGCAAGCGCACTCATGGCGCTTTCGAGCATTTCGGTGCTGATCAATAGCCAGCGACTGCGTGCACGCGGCCCCCGCAGCGAGTAA
- a CDS encoding ATP-binding protein, with translation MASGSPTSLPEFHKAEVDLAGLMKVLGEHLYSTPLVAVRELIQNAHDALARRRSEDAAGDYQPRIDVTVHATSKTICISDNGAGLTDEEIRRYLATVGTGYTRQLREAGGAASDELIGMFGLGFLSAFVVADKTTVTTCSYQTPGAVWVYSSRTGETYTIAAAPAGTSMAVGTQVELVLKPAHHALADADVLRAVLRKYCALLPIPVYLGGESVAINAVAPPWRTQAQADAAPASELALRKARLAFVAPFEPTFEPICTLPIGKNDADVAGLLWIQDGSTYGNADNRNLHVYVRGMMLDDDARDLLPRWAGFVGGVIESSRLVPTASREDLQRDAAWDGAAAALRLTLVSALRGLATREPETWRRVCLYHNEALLGAALADDELFELLRDQLTVPTTEGDLPVKTIFARGGNRAFVSLAVRGGFEETLFRAQKIPVVAGRRYAAASFCERHAQGAGGTVVRLGTKEGNATVFRRVEGEPGWREALQAMLGSEHTELVLAKFEPVDIPLVVVVDRDAELKAALEHDDADKRLGAGVLALARKFTAGIKTANASLYVNVASPAIARLMAACAAGAAPSALRAHPAAALLRGLATLTSGSGEAGGTGTGAGESFLAAYRAVAVAVDSLMMVDTSN, from the coding sequence ATGGCCTCAGGTTCGCCAACGTCGCTCCCTGAATTTCACAAGGCCGAGGTCGACCTCGCGGGCCTGATGAAGGTGCTCGGCGAGCATCTGTATTCGACGCCGCTGGTCGCGGTGCGCGAGCTGATCCAAAATGCGCATGATGCCTTGGCTCGGCGCCGCAGCGAAGACGCCGCCGGCGACTACCAGCCCCGCATCGACGTGACCGTCCATGCGACGAGCAAGACTATCTGCATCAGCGACAACGGCGCCGGCCTTACGGATGAAGAGATTCGCCGCTACTTGGCAACGGTTGGCACGGGCTATACGCGACAGCTGCGCGAGGCGGGCGGCGCGGCCAGCGACGAGCTGATCGGCATGTTTGGGCTGGGATTTTTGTCGGCCTTTGTCGTCGCCGACAAGACGACCGTGACGACGTGTTCCTATCAGACCCCAGGCGCGGTGTGGGTTTATAGCAGCCGCACCGGCGAGACCTATACAATAGCCGCGGCGCCGGCAGGCACGTCGATGGCGGTGGGCACCCAGGTTGAGCTCGTGCTCAAGCCTGCGCATCACGCGCTGGCAGATGCCGACGTGCTGCGCGCGGTGTTGCGCAAATACTGTGCCTTGCTGCCGATACCGGTGTATCTCGGAGGCGAGTCGGTCGCGATCAATGCGGTCGCGCCGCCATGGCGAACCCAGGCGCAGGCCGATGCGGCGCCGGCGAGCGAATTGGCGCTGCGCAAGGCAAGGCTGGCTTTTGTCGCGCCATTCGAACCGACGTTTGAGCCAATCTGCACCCTGCCCATCGGCAAGAACGACGCCGACGTCGCCGGCCTCTTGTGGATCCAAGACGGCTCAACCTATGGCAACGCCGACAATCGCAACTTGCACGTCTACGTGCGCGGCATGATGCTCGACGACGATGCGCGCGACTTGCTGCCGCGCTGGGCCGGATTTGTCGGGGGCGTGATTGAATCGAGCCGCCTGGTGCCAACCGCGAGTCGCGAGGATTTGCAGCGGGATGCGGCGTGGGACGGGGCCGCGGCCGCGCTGCGCCTTACGCTGGTGAGCGCGCTGCGGGGGCTGGCGACGCGCGAGCCCGAGACCTGGCGCCGGGTGTGCCTCTATCACAATGAGGCGCTGCTCGGCGCAGCGCTCGCCGACGATGAGTTGTTCGAGCTGCTGCGCGACCAGCTCACGGTGCCGACGACCGAGGGCGATCTGCCGGTTAAAACCATCTTCGCGCGCGGCGGCAATCGCGCCTTTGTCTCGCTGGCGGTGCGCGGCGGGTTTGAAGAGACCTTGTTTCGCGCGCAAAAAATCCCGGTGGTGGCAGGGCGGCGCTATGCGGCGGCGAGTTTTTGCGAGCGCCATGCGCAGGGCGCGGGTGGCACCGTGGTGCGGCTCGGCACCAAGGAGGGCAACGCCACCGTGTTTCGCCGGGTCGAAGGGGAGCCGGGGTGGCGCGAGGCGCTGCAGGCGATGCTCGGCAGCGAGCACACCGAGCTGGTGCTCGCGAAGTTTGAACCCGTGGACATCCCGCTCGTTGTTGTCGTCGATCGCGACGCCGAGCTCAAGGCCGCGCTTGAGCACGACGACGCCGACAAGCGCCTCGGCGCGGGCGTCTTGGCGCTGGCACGCAAGTTCACCGCGGGCATCAAGACGGCCAACGCGAGCCTGTACGTAAATGTTGCGTCGCCGGCGATCGCGCGCCTGATGGCGGCGTGCGCGGCCGGCGCGGCGCCAAGTGCGTTGCGCGCGCATCCCGCGGCGGCGTTGTTGCGGGGCCTTGCCACGCTTACCAGCGGCAGCGGCGAGGCGGGTGGCACGGGCACCGGTGCCGGCGAGTCATTTTTGGCGGCGTATCGCGCCGTGGCCGTGGCCGTCGATTCGCTAATGATGGTAGACACGAGCAACTAG
- a CDS encoding isocitrate/isopropylmalate dehydrogenase family protein: MKSSGYRIALLPGDGVGEEVAHDASLLLAAVGDKLGVAFAIDEIPCGGRYYLAHGRDWPADAHQRCADADAILLGAVGWPAPGGGPVTMTDAAGPDLAGKMAGWSPVIGNRLHFDLYANIRPVKCYPGTKHGISGRFASVWQPEHVDMVMIRENTEGLYSGRGHYEPASTAPSAITTTAIDERVITRAASEKVIRKAFEVSRARGKGAPGDGKKRVTCIVKNNVLWGCKLFHEVFLEVGEAYPDIEKDVAIVDAFAMFVLTQPERFDVCVTTNMFGDILTDLASVLQGGMGMAVGCNIGDRHAMFEPIHGSAPPLAGKDAANPMAMMLATAEMLRWLGARHADVRVTRGGDAIEAAVAALIAEGTCLTADLAGKAAGKKRSEVATQVVAQALARLG; the protein is encoded by the coding sequence ATGAAATCATCGGGATATCGCATCGCGCTGTTGCCGGGCGACGGCGTCGGCGAAGAGGTCGCCCACGACGCCTCGCTGCTGCTCGCAGCCGTTGGCGACAAGCTTGGGGTGGCGTTTGCGATCGACGAGATCCCGTGTGGCGGGCGTTACTATTTGGCGCACGGCCGCGACTGGCCGGCGGATGCGCATCAGCGCTGCGCCGACGCCGATGCGATCTTGCTCGGCGCGGTCGGGTGGCCAGCACCGGGCGGTGGGCCCGTAACCATGACCGATGCCGCGGGGCCCGACCTCGCCGGCAAAATGGCCGGCTGGTCGCCGGTGATCGGCAACCGTCTCCACTTCGATCTCTACGCCAACATCCGCCCCGTAAAATGTTACCCGGGCACCAAACACGGCATCTCCGGGAGGTTCGCCAGCGTGTGGCAGCCCGAGCATGTCGACATGGTGATGATTCGCGAAAACACCGAGGGGCTTTACAGCGGCCGAGGCCACTATGAACCCGCGAGCACGGCGCCTTCGGCGATAACAACTACCGCCATCGACGAGCGCGTCATTACGCGCGCCGCCAGCGAAAAGGTCATCCGCAAGGCCTTCGAGGTGTCGCGCGCGCGCGGCAAGGGCGCTCCGGGAGATGGCAAAAAGCGCGTCACCTGCATCGTCAAAAATAACGTGCTGTGGGGCTGCAAGCTTTTTCACGAGGTCTTCCTCGAAGTTGGCGAGGCGTATCCCGACATCGAAAAAGACGTCGCCATCGTCGATGCCTTTGCCATGTTTGTGCTGACGCAACCCGAGCGCTTTGACGTCTGCGTCACCACCAATATGTTTGGCGACATTCTCACCGACCTCGCCTCGGTGTTGCAGGGCGGCATGGGCATGGCCGTCGGCTGCAACATTGGCGATAGGCACGCCATGTTCGAACCCATCCACGGCAGCGCACCGCCACTTGCTGGCAAAGATGCCGCCAACCCCATGGCGATGATGCTGGCGACCGCCGAAATGCTGCGCTGGCTTGGCGCACGCCACGCCGACGTGCGCGTCACCCGCGGCGGCGACGCCATCGAGGCCGCCGTGGCTGCGCTCATCGCCGAGGGCACCTGCCTGACCGCCGACCTCGCCGGCAAGGCAGCTGGAAAAAAACGCTCCGAGGTCGCAACACAAGTCGTTGCGCAGGCGCTTGCGCGACTCGGCTAA
- a CDS encoding TonB-dependent receptor — translation MKQGNARVTLILSLVLAMLGAASHAEAQPAAAGGFTVKGRVVDVATDLPVPEAIISVLDDSGIFVLSDERGEFELVLPAGLHEIAVSSPFHDAVTLSFVAGKNAPTLWAKLTPVAEVDTVEIIGEIDRRSEASQLAVRREATNMVDIVSAQEIARTPDANAGDAVKRVVSATILDGKYVVLRGLEGRYVSTLINGVSVPSPEPERNAVPLDLFPSSLLASLTVAKTYDPAMNGNFGGGMLTLQTNAYPLTPEFKASIGTSYNSIATWESAASHPRDGIAVDLGFFGKRGVPKELATNSPLRPAQGAQVAGAFDDSWEAQPSTLAPNFSLGLTGGTTWRGVGGGKHPIGMLASASFRDNNSLKASETAKVALGSDGLRRTDTIDTTLAANEKTLGALLSTGIRLSPRDDLRLLALYSHAGETTAFSGQGYSESESSNVELARLGMIERSMSLWQLAGDHRLGGGSAGDDAAARPWHLAWQASVATAARNEHDSRDTLYVYDAITGESRFQSQPGSGQRYFSDLADLNVGGGLDLNKQWQAFQLKVGAAVSRYGRTYDGRRFRYRFVGEDPTVLTDSPDTLLISQRVGDELRLQEDTLQEDAYDASLLTTAAYATGELAVTRKLRLQGGARVELASQALGSGSDYAVAGIATDTSRRDADVMPAFNATYVLGEHSSVRSGYSYTLVRPRFRELAPFLYFDYTRRRSISGNTELQNTHIHNADVRWEWFPADSEVIAASGFYKRFVDPIEQVLVNSEADATFRNATGADLLGLEVEGRMSLARIAPALADFYVGANATFGWSQIELDETAAINTSQSRPLYGQSPYAVNASVQYRGARVGDITLAYNVAGRRIVDVGVDGLPDTYEMPLHRVDATYARKVAAQWKLKISATNLLGDTVLLQQGDLAVNQQRLGTTISASLEWIPLP, via the coding sequence ATGAAGCAAGGAAACGCGCGAGTGACACTTATATTGTCGCTGGTGTTGGCGATGCTGGGGGCGGCTAGCCACGCCGAAGCACAACCAGCGGCCGCCGGGGGCTTTACGGTCAAAGGACGCGTCGTCGATGTCGCGACCGACCTGCCGGTGCCCGAGGCAATCATTTCGGTGCTCGACGACTCCGGCATCTTTGTGCTCAGCGATGAGCGCGGCGAATTTGAGCTGGTGCTGCCGGCGGGCCTACATGAGATCGCGGTCAGCAGTCCGTTTCACGACGCGGTCACGCTCTCATTCGTCGCCGGCAAGAATGCGCCAACTCTCTGGGCCAAGCTAACGCCGGTTGCGGAAGTCGATACCGTCGAGATTATCGGCGAGATTGATAGGCGCAGCGAGGCCTCGCAGTTGGCGGTGCGGCGCGAGGCGACCAATATGGTGGATATTGTCAGCGCGCAAGAAATCGCGCGCACGCCGGATGCCAACGCCGGCGACGCCGTCAAGCGCGTGGTCTCGGCGACTATCCTCGATGGCAAGTACGTGGTGCTGCGGGGCCTGGAAGGGCGCTACGTCTCGACGTTGATCAATGGCGTGTCGGTGCCCAGCCCCGAGCCCGAGCGCAACGCGGTGCCACTCGACCTCTTCCCAAGCTCGCTGCTCGCCAGCCTCACCGTCGCCAAGACCTACGACCCTGCGATGAACGGCAACTTTGGCGGGGGCATGCTGACCTTGCAAACCAACGCCTATCCGTTAACTCCCGAGTTTAAGGCGTCTATCGGCACCAGCTACAATTCCATCGCCACGTGGGAATCCGCGGCCTCCCATCCGCGCGATGGCATTGCCGTCGACCTCGGCTTCTTTGGCAAGCGCGGCGTGCCGAAAGAGCTCGCGACCAATTCACCGTTGCGCCCGGCGCAAGGCGCGCAGGTAGCCGGCGCGTTTGACGATTCATGGGAGGCACAGCCTTCGACGCTGGCGCCAAATTTCTCGCTCGGGCTCACGGGCGGCACTACCTGGCGCGGCGTTGGTGGCGGCAAGCACCCAATTGGCATGCTGGCAAGCGCGAGCTTTCGCGACAATAACTCGCTCAAGGCCAGCGAGACCGCCAAGGTCGCGCTCGGCAGCGACGGCCTGCGCCGCACCGATACCATCGATACCACGCTTGCCGCCAACGAAAAAACGCTGGGTGCCTTGCTTAGCACGGGCATTCGCCTGTCGCCGCGCGATGATTTGCGCCTCTTGGCGCTTTACTCGCATGCGGGCGAGACCACGGCGTTTAGCGGCCAGGGGTACAGCGAAAGCGAGTCGAGCAACGTCGAGCTCGCGCGCCTCGGCATGATCGAGCGTTCGATGTCACTGTGGCAGCTCGCCGGCGATCATCGCCTCGGCGGCGGCAGCGCTGGCGACGACGCGGCGGCGCGGCCGTGGCATTTGGCATGGCAGGCCAGCGTGGCCACCGCGGCGCGCAATGAACACGACAGCCGCGATACGCTCTATGTGTACGATGCCATCACCGGCGAGTCGCGCTTTCAAAGCCAGCCTGGCAGCGGCCAGCGCTATTTTTCCGACCTCGCTGATCTCAACGTCGGCGGCGGCCTAGACCTCAATAAACAATGGCAAGCCTTTCAGCTCAAGGTCGGTGCCGCGGTGTCGCGCTACGGCCGCACCTATGACGGCCGCCGCTTTCGCTATCGCTTCGTCGGCGAAGACCCCACGGTGCTCACCGATAGCCCCGATACGCTGCTGATTAGTCAGCGCGTCGGCGACGAGCTGCGCCTGCAAGAGGACACGCTGCAAGAAGATGCCTACGATGCCTCGCTGCTGACGACCGCGGCCTATGCCACCGGTGAGCTGGCGGTCACCCGCAAGCTGCGGCTGCAAGGCGGCGCGCGCGTCGAGCTCGCCTCGCAGGCGCTCGGCAGCGGCTCTGATTATGCGGTCGCGGGCATCGCGACTGATACCTCGCGCCGCGACGCCGACGTGATGCCGGCGTTTAACGCCACCTATGTGCTGGGCGAGCACAGCAGCGTGCGCAGCGGCTACAGCTACACCCTGGTGCGGCCGCGCTTTCGCGAGCTGGCACCGTTCCTCTATTTTGACTATACGCGGCGGCGCTCGATCTCGGGCAACACCGAGCTGCAAAATACTCATATCCATAACGCCGACGTGCGCTGGGAGTGGTTTCCCGCCGACAGCGAGGTAATTGCGGCCTCGGGTTTTTACAAGCGTTTCGTCGACCCCATCGAACAGGTGCTTGTCAATTCAGAGGCGGATGCGACGTTTCGCAACGCCACCGGCGCCGACCTGCTCGGCCTGGAAGTTGAAGGCCGCATGTCGCTGGCGCGCATAGCCCCGGCGCTGGCTGATTTCTACGTCGGCGCCAACGCGACGTTTGGGTGGTCGCAAATCGAACTCGACGAAACCGCGGCCATTAACACCAGCCAGTCGCGCCCGCTCTACGGCCAGTCTCCCTACGCCGTAAACGCCAGCGTGCAATATCGCGGCGCCCGCGTGGGCGACATCACGCTGGCCTACAATGTCGCCGGCCGCCGCATCGTTGACGTCGGCGTTGACGGGCTGCCCGACACCTATGAAATGCCGCTTCACCGCGTAGATGCCACTTATGCGCGCAAGGTGGCGGCGCAATGGAAACTGAAGATCTCGGCCACCAACTTGCTCGGCGACACCGTCTTGTTGCAACAAGGTGACCTGGCCGTCAATCAGCAGCGCCTGGGAACGACGATAAGTGCGTCATTGGAATGGATTCCGCTTCCGTAA